From the Lolium rigidum isolate FL_2022 chromosome 2, APGP_CSIRO_Lrig_0.1, whole genome shotgun sequence genome, one window contains:
- the LOC124693548 gene encoding ABC transporter I family member 19-like has product MAGDEGWKRSGIEVSTLQFGYDGQAPLFARFNLRVAPGSRCLLVGANGSGKTTLLKILAGKHMVGGRDVVRVLNGSAFHDTQFVCSGDLSYLGGSWSRTIGSAGDVPLQGDFSAEHMIFGVDGVDPVRREKLIDLLDIDLQWRMHKVSDGQRRRVQICMGLLHPYKVLLLDEITVDLDVVTRMDLLDFFKEECEQREATIVYATHIFDGLETWATDIAYIQEGELRKSAKYSDIEELKTAKNLLSVVESWLKSETKLPKKEPPRVESQPRRSSPFDASPFRASRHMAYYR; this is encoded by the exons ATGGCCGGAGACGAGGGGTGGAAGAGGAGCGGCATCGAGGTGAGCACCCTGCAGTTCGGCTACGACGGGCAGGCGCCGCTCTTCGCGCGCTTCAACCTCCGCGTCGCCCCCGGCTCGCGCTGCCTCCTCGTCGGCGCCAATGGATCCG GCAAGACCACTCTCTTGAAGATCCTTGCAGGGAAACATATGGTTGGAGGACGGGATGTTGTCCGTGTTCTTAATGGTTCTGCTTTTCATGACACACAGTTCGTGTGCAGCGGCGATCTTTCCTACCTGGGTGGTTCTTGGAGTCGCACAATTGGTTCAGCT GGTGATGTTCCACTACAAGGCGATTTCTCTGCTGAGCACATGATTTTTGGAG TTGATGGGGTTGATCCTGTTAGGCGAGAGAAGCTGATTGATCTACTAGACATTGATCTGCAATGGCGCATGCATAAAGTTTCAGACGGACAGCGCCGCAGGGTACAGATTTGCATGGGTCTTCTTCATCCATACAAG GTACTCTTGCTTGATGAAATCACCGTCGATCTTGATGTCGTGACCAGGATGGATCTCCTTGACTTCTTCAAGGAAGAGTGTGAACAG AGAGAAGCTACGATCGTCTATGCCACCCACATATTCGACGGACTTGAGACATGGGCCACCGACATCGCGTACATCCAAGAAGGCGAACTCAGGAAATCTGCGAAATACTCTGACATCGAGGAGCTAAAGACTGCCAAGAACCTGCTGTCGGTCGTGGAGTCATGGCTCAAATCTGAGACCAAGCTCCCGAAGAAAGAACCTCCGCGCGTTGAGAGCCAGCCCAGGCGCTCCTCCCCGTTCGATGCCTCCCCTTTCCGAGCGTCACGCCACATGGCCTACTACCGGTGA
- the LOC124688936 gene encoding LOW QUALITY PROTEIN: gem-associated protein 2-like (The sequence of the model RefSeq protein was modified relative to this genomic sequence to represent the inferred CDS: inserted 1 base in 1 codon), which produces KLKPFVLSLPPPXEVLAAGMMRYTRGELEALRGAPSPEAQALRWGEALAALAAAGFSGDYEALLASDEPVNRRGRRASGGGRKAAAPQFSEATEAGAWRNGDSGAHRAIGEPFDQCEGVECDEDDSDDDYDGILKPAFAVDGEPDFESGEPLDGFEYLRRVRWEANQIPRVKVAKIDLGAARKEQTPYMPEIPDIPKCSSDLCASKEWEDSFITYFSETRLTFSELDSSDEPSVSGAPKNSLKPGSSPEMQINPTLTMIRNMDAVSRATTLRNYTDMIQSFDTLSRNDCLWLFALCVTVQPPLDAETCASLRSLLRKCATILAAKTDMDDEVVMLNILMSISGRYFGQYEK; this is translated from the exons aaactcaaacccTTCGTGCTCAGCTTGCCGCCGC TGGAGGTGCTGGCCGCCGGGATGATGAGGTACACAAGGGGCGAGCTCGAGGCGCTCAGAGGCGCGCCGTCACCGGAGGCGCAGGCGCTGCGGTGGGGCGAGGcgctcgccgccctcgccgccgcggGCTTCTCCGGGGATTACGAAGCGCTCCTCGCCTCCGACGAGCCGGTGaataggagggggaggagggcgtCCGGGGGCGGGAGGAAGGCTGCGGCGCCGCAGTTCTCCG AGGCGACAGAGGCGGGAGCGTGGAGGAATGGGGATTCGGGGGCTCATCGGGCGATTGGGGAGCCGTTCGATCAGTGTGAAGGTGTGGAGTGCGATGAAGATGACAGTGATGATGATTATGACGGCATTCTGAAGCCTGCGTTTGCGGTTGATGGGGAGCCTGATTTCGAGTCCGGAGAGCCGCTAGATGGCTTCGAGTATCTCCGGCGTGTCAG GTGGGAAGCTAACCAAATTCCTAGAGTGAAGGTGGCCAAGATAGATTTGGGTGCAGCTagaaaggagcaaacaccttataTGCCGGAAATTCCTGACATACCGAAGTGTTCATCTGATTTGTGTGCATCAAAGGAGTGGGAGGACTCGTTTATTACATATTTTTCAGAGACAAGGCTG ACTTTCTCAGAGCTTGACAGCTCTGACGAACCATCTGTATCGGGAGCGCCAAAGAACTCTTTAAAACCTGGTAGCAGCCCCGAGATGCAGATTAACCCGACGCTGACGATGATTCGCAACATGGACGCAGTTTCAAGGGCTACAACACTGCGAAACTACACTGATATGATCCAAAGCTTTGATACACTATCAAGGAATGACTGCCTGTGGCTGTTTGCACTATGTGTTACTGTTCAGCCACCCTTGGACGCAGAGACATGTGCCTCGCTGAGGTCGCTTTTGCGCAAGTGCGCAACCATCCTCGCGGCCAAGACAGATATGGATGATGAAGTTGTAATGCTGAACATACTCATGTCCATCTCAGGCAGGTACTTTGGGCAGTACGAGAAGTGA